In the Streptomyces sp. SJL17-4 genome, CGGCTGAGCGTCCTCGACCAGTGGGTGGAAGCCCAGCTGGGCCTCGGCCGGCACGCCGAACTCGTCTCCGAACTCTCCGGGCTCGTCGCCCGCTACCGCACCAACGAGCCCCTGCACGCCCACTACATGGTGGCGCTGCTGCGCTGCGGCCAGCACGACGAGGCCCTCACCGTGTACGAGCGGCTGCGCGTGGCCCTCAAGGGGGAGAGCGGCATGGAGCCCTCGGCGCGGCTGCGCCGCCTCCAGCGCTCGGTCCTCGCCCTGCGGAACACCGAGGTCCGCCCGCTGTACGCGCCCCGCATCCCCGCCCAGTTCAGCCCCGCGCGGGCCCGGCTCGTACCGGCGGGATCCGTGGGCTGACCGTCCGGGCGCGGCCGCCCGATCGACACGACAGCTCCCGGAAGACGACCGGTCCGACCAGCCGGACGCCTCCCAGGAGCCTTCACCGGGAACGAACTGCGGGAACTCACCGTTGACCGACTTCCGGAGCACAATTAGTTTCGGCGAGCAGTACGGGTTTCCTCCCAGGTGCCCGATTTCGCTCGACTACGGGGGACGGGGCCATGACCATGCACGGCGCGGACGGAGCCGGTGGTGCCGACGCGCTGCTCACGGTCCTCGAACTCCTGGCCGGGCAGGCCCCGCCCGCCCGCTTCGACACCCTCCTCGACGAGGCCCGGCTCACCGGACTCGCCGGAGCGGAACTCGACCGCCTCGAACGGGCCGTGGCACTCGCCGGTGAGGTGAACGCCGGACGCGAGCAGGACGCCCGCCGTGAAGCCGGACTCGCCACGCTCACCGACACCGCCCGCGACCTCACCCTCTCGTACGACCTCGACAGCCTGCTGCGCGTGATCACCCGCCGCGCCCGCCGGCTCCTCGGCCTCGACCTGGCGTACGTGACCCTGCGCGGCCCGTACGGAGCCTGCTACGTCCACACCACCGAGGGCTCCCGCACCGGACGGGCCGGCGGGCCGAGGATCGCCCCCGGGCTGAGGATCGCCGAGGGGTACGGGCTCGGCGGCGCCGTCCAGTCGCACGGCGAGGCCGTCTGGACCGCCGACTACCTCGCCGACGAACGCTTCGCCCCCTCCGGCTCCCTCGACGCCGGCGTCCACGCACCCGCCTTCGACGAGGCCGCCGAAGCGGCCCTGCGCGCCGAGGACCTGCACGCGATCATGGCCGCGCCGCTGCGCAGCGGCGACACCGTCATCGGCGTCCTGCACGGTGCCGACCGGCGGGTCCGCCACCACACCGGCGAGGAGATCGGGCTGCTCACCGCGCTCGCCGACCTCGCCGCGCTCGCCGTGGAGAAGGCCGGACTCCTCGACCGGACGCGGGCGGAGGTCTCCGAACTCGAACGGGACAGCTCCCGGGTCCGCACCAGCCTCACCCGGATGCGGCACGTCAGCGAGGCCCACGGCCGGATCATGAACCTCGTCCTCGCCGGTGGCGACCTGGGCAGCGTGGCCAAGGCCGCCGCCGACGCCCTCGACGCGACCGTGATGATCCGCGACCAGGGCGGCCGCTGTCTCGCCACCGCCGGCGACATCCCCGGCCTCGTCGAGGAGGCCGTCGCCAAGGCCTCGCTCGACGCGCACGCCCGCCGCCGGCCCGTCCTCGCCGACGACGACACCTGGGTCGCCCCCGTCATCGCCGGCTCCGAAGACCTCGGCGGCCTCGTCATCCGTGCCGCCGGCGGCCTCACCGGCGAGGACGAGCGGCTCCTCGAACTCGCCGCCCAGTCCGTCGCCTTCCTCCTCCTCATGCGCCGCTCCACCGCCGTCGCCGAGGGACCCGTCCGCGACGAACTCCTCGACGACCTCATCGCCGACCCGCCGCACGCCCCCCAGCAGATCGCCCAGCGCGCCCGCCGCCTCGGCGTCGACCTGCGTAAACCGCATGTCCTCGTGCTCGCCCGGCCGGAGGGCGGCGAACAGGGCAGGGCCGTGGTGTGGGCGTCCTCGTACACGTACCGCCTCAGTGGTCTGAAGACCGTGCAGGGCGGCTGCATCGTGCTGCTGCTCCCGGGCATCGACGCCTCGGCCGCCGCCAGGGCCGTCGCCGACGAACTGTCCCCGCTGCTCGGCCACCCCGTCTCCGTCGCCGCCGCCGGACCCGGCCAGAGCCCCGACGGCGTCGCCCGGATGCACCAGGAAGCCGGGCGCTGCCTGGACGCGATGAGCGCCCTCGGCGGCACCGGATCGGCGGCGTCCGTGCAGGACCTGGGCTTCCTCGGGCTGCTGCTCTCCGACGACAACGACGTCAACGGTTTCGTCGAGGCCGCGATCGGCCCCGTACTCGACTACGACGCCGAGCGGTTCACCGACCTCACCCACACCCTGGAGGCGTACTTCGCCTCCGGCGGCAGCCCGACCAACGCGGCCGAGGCACTTCACGTCCACCCCAACACGGTCTCGCGCCGCCTGGAACGGATCGGTGAACTCCTCGGCCCCGAATGGCAGAAACCCGGCCAGGTCCTTGAGGTCCAGCTGGCGCTGCGCCTCCAGCGCACCCGGGAGGTCCTGGCCAGGGGCCGCGCCACGGCGGACCCGACCCGACAGCCGCCGGGCCCGCCGGAGCGGAGCACCTGATCCCGGTACGCGCGACCGCGTGGCCGCCCGCGCGGCTCAGCTCGCGGGCCGCGCGGTCGACTCGGTGCCCGCGCGGCTCAGCTCGCCGTCCGCGCCGTACGCCCTGATCCGTAGCCGGAGCCGTAGGACGCCTCCCAGTCGGTGGCGGCCATGACCGTCGCGGCGTGGGCCGCCGAGGCCAGCGTGATGTGCCGGTGCCAGCCGCGGAACGAGCGGCCCACGAAGTCGCGCAGCCCCGCCCCCTCGCCGACCTCCACGAAGTCCCGCTCCACCCGGCGGGCCAGCTTCGTCAGCCGCAGCAGGGAGCCGACCGGCGAACCGGTCAGATCGCTGATCCACACGCGGGCCGGAGGCCGCCGCGGGTCGTCCCACTCGCCGAGCAGCACCAGCGGACGCATCCGCTCACCGCCCGGGGTGGGCAGCGCCACCCGGACCGCCGTGGCCAGCGAGGTGCGCGAGGTCCGCGCGCCGGCCACCGTGTCCACCCAGCTCACCGGCCTGCGCAGCCCCTTGAGCGACTCCAGGATCTGAAGCGCCGACAGCGGACCGGCCCCGAAACCGGGCAGCGAGCGGTCGGCGATCGCCAGCCGGGAGCCCGGACCGATCCGCGCCACCACCGGCACCCCGGCCCCGGCGAGCCGGGTGAGGGCCGCCCGCCCCGCGCCGCCCCTGATGTCGAGGAGCACCGGCTTGCGGGTCACGTCCGGCCAGCGGGCCGTGTCGAGCGCCGCCGCGACCGCGCACTCCTCCAGGGTCTCCTCGCCGGCCTCCTGGGGAACCTCCGCGCGGTCGCGCCGCGTACGGTCGTTCACCCACGGGTCCGGCAGGAACAGACGCCAGTTGACGGGCACGCTCAGCTCGTCGCTCGCGAACCACACCCCGAACGCCTGCTGGCCGTGGAAGACCTGCCCGCGCTCCGGGTCGAAGCGCCGGTCCACGCCCACCGAGTGCTCCCCGGCCTTCGGTATCGGCATCGGCCGCACCACCCAGGCCTGCGGGCAGCTGTTCCGCTCCAGGTACCGGGCGAGCGCCGCCCGCATCGGCTGCCAGTCCCAGGTGGAGCTGGACACGAAGTGGTGCAGGCTCTGCTCGGCGGCGGGACCGCCTATCTGCGCGGCGATGTTACGTATGGACTTGCGGCCCTGCGCGGTGAGCAGGCCGTGCAGATACTGCTCGGCCTTCAGGCGCTGGTCCCGGCGCGGGAACCCGGAGAACAGCGCGGCACACAGCTCGGCGTAGACGTCCTCGCGCGAGCCGGCCGTGCCGACGGACCTGACGACGTCCAGGGGAACGGCCGGGGGAACAGCCCCGGTGACGGCCCTGCGCTTGGTTGCGACGGATGTACTCACGACACTCCTGCCCGAAGGTTGCGCAGCTCCCTCCCGCTGCCCCACCACCGTCGCCCGTCACCGCCCCTGGGGACGAGGTGTACCCGGCACCCGAATCGGCCGCCTGATGGTGGCCGGACCACCCCCCGACGTGTCGTCGCAGGTCGGAGGCGCCTTCACCCGCCCTCCCGGGGCCCGCGATACGACCCACGGCCACACCCCGAGGGGGATCTGACAGACTCGCCGACCCGGCTTTGACCCGTCGCACGGCGTGGCCGGACCATCGCAGAGCGAGGCTGCACGGGCCGGACCCCGGTTAATGCCCCAGGCCGGGGGCCGTGCCTGTGCGCCTCGCCTTGATTCGCGTTCTCGTAGTCTGTGGGGATGCGATCGCGCGTCGAACTGCCGGTCGTCGGGGCCGTGGCCGCCGGCGGCGCCCTCGGCGCGACCGCCCGCTACGGCGCGGAGCTGCTCTGGCCGACCCCGGCAGGCGCCTTCCCGTGGACGACGTTCACGGTGAACGTGGCCGGGTGCGCGCTGCTCGGCGTACTGATGGTCCTGCTCATGGAGCGGTCGACCGAGTGGTCGACGGCCGTGCCGCACCCGCTCCTCCGCCCCTTCCTCGGCACCGGGTTCTGCGGCGGGTTCACCACCTTCTCCACGTACAGCCTCCAGACGGAGCGGCTGCTGAGCGCGGGCGACCCGACACGCGGCCTCCTCTACCTGGGCGGGACCGTGGTCACCGCGCTCGCCGCCGTGTGGGCCGGGGTCACCGTCACCAGGGCCGCCGTACGCATGAGGGTGGCGCGGGCGTGAACTGGCTGCTCGTCGTCGCCGGAGCCGCCGTCGGCGCGCCCCTGCGCTACCTCACCGACCGCGCTGCGCGCGCCCGTCTCGGACCCGGCTTCCCCTGGGGCACCTTCGCGGTGAACGTCGTCGGCTCGTTCGTTCTCGGGCTGCTCACCGGGGTGACATCGGCCCAGGTCCAGCTGCTGCTCGCCACGGGCCTGTGCGGGGCGCTCACGACGTACTCGACCTTCTCGTACGAGACGCTGAAGCTGTACGAGGACGGGGCGAAGGGGTACGCGGTGCTCAACGTCGCCGCGAGCCTGGCCGCCGGACTCGGAGCCGTATG is a window encoding:
- a CDS encoding helix-turn-helix domain-containing protein, producing the protein MTMHGADGAGGADALLTVLELLAGQAPPARFDTLLDEARLTGLAGAELDRLERAVALAGEVNAGREQDARREAGLATLTDTARDLTLSYDLDSLLRVITRRARRLLGLDLAYVTLRGPYGACYVHTTEGSRTGRAGGPRIAPGLRIAEGYGLGGAVQSHGEAVWTADYLADERFAPSGSLDAGVHAPAFDEAAEAALRAEDLHAIMAAPLRSGDTVIGVLHGADRRVRHHTGEEIGLLTALADLAALAVEKAGLLDRTRAEVSELERDSSRVRTSLTRMRHVSEAHGRIMNLVLAGGDLGSVAKAAADALDATVMIRDQGGRCLATAGDIPGLVEEAVAKASLDAHARRRPVLADDDTWVAPVIAGSEDLGGLVIRAAGGLTGEDERLLELAAQSVAFLLLMRRSTAVAEGPVRDELLDDLIADPPHAPQQIAQRARRLGVDLRKPHVLVLARPEGGEQGRAVVWASSYTYRLSGLKTVQGGCIVLLLPGIDASAAARAVADELSPLLGHPVSVAAAGPGQSPDGVARMHQEAGRCLDAMSALGGTGSAASVQDLGFLGLLLSDDNDVNGFVEAAIGPVLDYDAERFTDLTHTLEAYFASGGSPTNAAEALHVHPNTVSRRLERIGELLGPEWQKPGQVLEVQLALRLQRTREVLARGRATADPTRQPPGPPERST
- a CDS encoding transposase, with amino-acid sequence MSTSVATKRRAVTGAVPPAVPLDVVRSVGTAGSREDVYAELCAALFSGFPRRDQRLKAEQYLHGLLTAQGRKSIRNIAAQIGGPAAEQSLHHFVSSSTWDWQPMRAALARYLERNSCPQAWVVRPMPIPKAGEHSVGVDRRFDPERGQVFHGQQAFGVWFASDELSVPVNWRLFLPDPWVNDRTRRDRAEVPQEAGEETLEECAVAAALDTARWPDVTRKPVLLDIRGGAGRAALTRLAGAGVPVVARIGPGSRLAIADRSLPGFGAGPLSALQILESLKGLRRPVSWVDTVAGARTSRTSLATAVRVALPTPGGERMRPLVLLGEWDDPRRPPARVWISDLTGSPVGSLLRLTKLARRVERDFVEVGEGAGLRDFVGRSFRGWHRHITLASAAHAATVMAATDWEASYGSGYGSGRTARTAS
- a CDS encoding CrcB family protein, producing the protein MRSRVELPVVGAVAAGGALGATARYGAELLWPTPAGAFPWTTFTVNVAGCALLGVLMVLLMERSTEWSTAVPHPLLRPFLGTGFCGGFTTFSTYSLQTERLLSAGDPTRGLLYLGGTVVTALAAVWAGVTVTRAAVRMRVARA
- the crcB gene encoding fluoride efflux transporter CrcB, whose protein sequence is MNWLLVVAGAAVGAPLRYLTDRAARARLGPGFPWGTFAVNVVGSFVLGLLTGVTSAQVQLLLATGLCGALTTYSTFSYETLKLYEDGAKGYAVLNVAASLAAGLGAVWLGVRTAGLL